Genomic segment of Candidatus Protochlamydia amoebophila UWE25:
CACAAGAAATCATAGAAGCTTGGAGGGTTGAATACAATAAAGAGCGGCCGCATAGCCTGCTTGAGTATTCGACCCAGCAGAATTCGCTAGCAAATACTTTTTTAAACAAGAAATGATAAAAATTAATAAAAGTATGAGTTTGTAATTGAATTACATTCTTGAGGGGAATCAATAGTACTGGGTGTCCCTGTCCACTTTTTTTGCGCACTAGTAACAGAATGAATTGGAAAATTTCTTTATAATTTGCTGTAAAATAAGCTTAAGGGCTGACTAAATAATTTTAAATGCGTTGGCATATGTAATACTTCGCTAAATTTTAAAATTAAGTATTTTTATAAAATGACATAAAAAACATTTTTTGCTCGCTTTACTAAAATTGAAGTAATTGCCCTAAATTATTTATGGTTGTGTGAATTTGTATCAATAAAGATTCTTAAATGAAAATGAACTAATAATGATTTATAGCTAACTGAGCAAAGTTTGGACAAGATTGAGTTAATCTAAATTTGAAAGAAATTATTTTCAAATTTAGATTAACCAAAACAAAAAGTTTTATTTTGTCTCTACTGATGGATAATATTTTTCTATCTTATTTTTTAGGTTTTTTAACTTTCTTCCTTCAGCCTCAATTTCTGTATTAGTTATCGTAGATTTATTAAGAAGCTCTTGTTCTTCAAGCGTTATATTTCTCGTGGAAATAGCTTCGTTATAACGAGGAAAAAGGTATGAAAATAGTCTATCTGCTACACTCATTGTCTCAAAATTCTTAACTTTTTTCTCCAAAATGACGTTTTTATCCTTAAGAATAGAACATTGGTTTAAAATATTAGCACTTGTATTTAAAGATTCTTCTGTATCGCGTGCAAGGGGCCTAAAATCTTCTAAAAATCGTTCATGCCTGCTTATTAATTTTTGCATTTCTGTTTTATACTCTCGCCTTTCTAGTGTATGCTCTTGCATAAGTTCTTTCATTAACTCAAGGGAGGTCTTTTTTTCAGAAGTATGTTTTTTAGTAAATTCGTCCACTTCTTCTTTAGCACCAGCTAAATTATAATTTTTAATAAGTTTGCTAACGTCGAGAATTTTACTAGGATTCAAAGGACACGTAAATGAAGTTCCTTCTGCAATTGCTCTGTTATAAATTTCCATAATTGCTTCTCGTTCAAATGTATGGCCACATTCATCTACAACAGGATCTGTAAATGGGTAAAGGGTAATAGGACAATTAAAAGATCTAAAATTCACCCCATCTTCAACAGGAAGTTTATTCTCGCCTATAACACAAGGCTTATTCTCAGGAGTATGAGAACAGTTAGTTATTTTCAACACAACTTCTTCACACACTTTTTCTTTTGGTTGATTCAATGTTGTTTGATTCAATGTCGGTTGATCTAATACGGGATAAACGGAATTACACATTGAAGAATTTAAATTTATTGACATATTTAACACTCCTATAAAATTTAAAATAAAACATTTATCTAAAATGAGATAAAAGACGTGTTTTGTCACGCTTTAAATTACTTAAACTTGATAAACAATAAAAATTTAAATTTAATTTAGAAAATTAGTTGTTTATATATCTGCTTATTCATAGTTATCAAAGGATATCTATAGAAGCAATACAAAAACTTTTCCTTTTTTTTATCAACCTTTTTTTTATAAAATGTTAAATAAATGGCAATTGTTTGGTCAAATTACATCTATTTAACTGCGGTTTTTAATTGCTAAGTTAAAAAGATAAAAAAAAGGTAGAAATAGTTTGGCTTTTGGAATTTTTATAACAATGTATTATAAAGCTCGCAGACTTTCGCTTTTTGATACAAAATGATGAGCTTACAAAGCTCTTTTTTTATTAACCTGAATTTTAGATTTCCCCTTTTGATAATGAATAAAAAGAATAAAATTTAAATGGCAAAAGAACTCTGTATGATTTAAAAAATTTGTTTTCCAAAACTAATGTTTAATAGGACATCAGAGGTCAAAA
This window contains:
- a CDS encoding U-box domain-containing protein, producing MSINLNSSMCNSVYPVLDQPTLNQTTLNQPKEKVCEEVVLKITNCSHTPENKPCVIGENKLPVEDGVNFRSFNCPITLYPFTDPVVDECGHTFEREAIMEIYNRAIAEGTSFTCPLNPSKILDVSKLIKNYNLAGAKEEVDEFTKKHTSEKKTSLELMKELMQEHTLERREYKTEMQKLISRHERFLEDFRPLARDTEESLNTSANILNQCSILKDKNVILEKKVKNFETMSVADRLFSYLFPRYNEAISTRNITLEEQELLNKSTITNTEIEAEGRKLKNLKNKIEKYYPSVETK